The Haliotis asinina isolate JCU_RB_2024 chromosome 2, JCU_Hal_asi_v2, whole genome shotgun sequence genomic interval AGCTCTCAAAGTCGCCTGAAAGACAACTGTAGTCAACCAAAGAATCTTATCTTACAACAAAAATAGCAATACACCCCTGCTATACTTCTCTGTGCTCTAGTAGTTTTACTTCCGGTCAACAGCTAACTTAACTAATATGAGCAGCTGTTAAAATGTCGATGCGGTTCACAATTTTAATTGTTAGAATGCTCTTGAAAAGACAGCCTTCCATGAATACGTGAATCACTAGCATTTGATTGGACAATTAATAACATTAAACACTACCAATTTGGACTGAAAAATGTGTAAGATTATGTGACCGCTCCAGTGCGCTACGCACTCTGTGACTTTACCTGGATTCAACTCCACATATTTGAGAGGCAGCCTCGCTTTCAGTTGTTCCACCCTGTCGATGTCCGCCCCTGTCTGACCACCGACCCTGCCGTGTTCAATACGGCCGCATTTGTGAGAACCTTCGAGAATCTAATAACGGAAACATGCATTTGGTCACAGACTATCTTACTTGCGCAAGGAGATAACTCACGCCCAGTCCAGTTTCCCATCTCGGCCTTCTCGGAAAATATTTTGTAGTGATTGAGTGACATAGTTCAATCAAAATCGCCCAGCAAAATCTACAACCGATTAAGAAACCACATGGCGATTGCAGTGGagtttttctttttctattgCAAGACATGCAGCGTATATCAACCGTCCTTTGAAAGTCGATATGTTCTacataatatatttattaaaatgttttaatgtttaatggCTCCATTAATTAAAGCACATGCTTTAGTACGTTGGACATACTCTAGTACGAAAACTAAAAATCTTTCCTATCGATCAGATCATCTTGACTAAGAGTAGCAATTATACAAACAAATGAAAGGGATATGAAAGGTGAAATCTGATTGGATAGTTAGAAGGGTGTAAAGGGACGGAACTCGTGTTGGCAACTGGTGGCCCTTCAACTGAAATTCGAAGCTTGGTCGGTAAGTGTGGAAATTGGACTTTTACGATAGTTAGCTCTCTCGAGAAGATGACACTTCACTGACGGAAATGAAAATCACTGATGGATTATTTTGTTATGATTTAACGATAGGAAACAGCCCTACCAGTGAAAATATGGTCCGTTTATCGTTTCAAGCGGCGAAGATGGATCTGGGTGAAGATCAGTCTTAGAGTCTTGCATCTATCACTGACATTGTGGTACCAGACTGGATCATTTATCGGTAACGACTGTATCGCAACTTCAATGACGTAAACAAGAGAGGACAATAATGTTGGTGTTTACCTGTAAACATCCATTAGCTTTTTCACACTTATCGATGGCGACAAACACACTCATCATGTCAGGATACAAAATTCCGTTCTTGTACCAATACCTGAAACAGTCCATAGAGTGATACACGTGTGCCGCCCAAATGCCGTACATGTACCTTATGTGTACAGCTTGCCTGTTCAAAATTACTAGTTGACATGTACACACGTTTGGCAAGAACTAGCAGGTGACTTTCCATTGAACAAAGGAGAGGGTATCACGTGTATAGCTGTTCAATACAATAGTTTCACAAAGATagcatttgttttttatttgcaccaaaccaccaataaatgttttaaaacatcAAAGGCATCACTTAAACACGAAAGCTCTATTTCCAAAAATCCCTGTAGGTCAAAATCATAATAGATATCATAAGTGTTTGGGTTCCAGTCCAAACATCTGAAACTCGCACGCTATTAATTGTTACAGAAAGATACAGTTACAGTTACAAATACGCAAAGTTCACGTTTGAGACGGTCGTCATTGGTTTTTACTTAAATTAGGAATCGACTTACGGGCTGCGTGTTAACACATCCCAATTCAGTAGACATGTACGTTTAGCCGGAATATTTCTGGATGCAAACAAGTaaagcaaacaagcaaacaaagaaacaaacaaacccgtAATCCTGATGCCATACAAACCGACCCCCAGTCCGAGCCTCCTTCATCATCAGCTTAGAGTGGTAGTGATACACTTCTCCCCCAAGAAGCTGTAAATCACAACACTGTAAATCACAACCCAGCACGAATAAAATCAAAGCTACACTACAACAAgagggtagcctagaggtttaAAACGATGGCTCGaaggcccgagttcgattccccatttaGGTACAGTGTATTAAACCAATTTCCTGTATTCCCAACCGAAAGATTGTGCTGCACTGTAATTAAATGCCGCGTATAGTCGCTCGCACACTCACTCAATGACTCACACACATTTACTGAGTCActgattgactcactcactcacaagatctatgtgttattaatttattacaGGGGATATTtgaatcagtctaagtaaacttagtctcagtgtatttcgttacactccacctttgagtctaacaaaacctagtagaaggtcgcgtcaggtaaccctttgagcgaccaatgaccgtccagtcaaacgcgagacggttcaatagatttaaccaatcagacaacggctactatttagggatctgagggactttcaaaatattcaggtcactgacacagatctctccacaaacaaaaatccacatgtaacacagttatttgacctgcagtatatacgatttggggtttctgttgacatggttaccattgttacgagtgtgtattttctgtatattttttgtattaattaagtaatgattattattgggtcacaacatttagtgttttgaatattaattgtgatgggtcacatttcgttttaatagctggtcaacacttttagcattctggttttccggaatttatctgctcctagttttcgatgtttacttccgggagacttattctagggcattctacagtgttgacgatgttcgtttgtgcccgaactttggGGAAAtggcaaaatatatatatataaaggctggttgccgtgttgagggcgacagtcacactgacattcattcatatttactgGATTTATGCCAACATGCTTGAAATCCCGTCAACGCCTaaatctacatcatctgctgtcgcaccgatcgctgcgttgacattctgccatagttgattcactctcacaccaagactttggtgagtttgctatattgtattttgtgacccattgacttagattttgtctctcttgaattgtacctgaaatctgcattgttatattgacttgtgactttgtatatctTGCTCTCGATGCATAATAACAGAATTTTGAAAGTtaacgacttgtctttgttctgttttgctggttcacaaggggatttcttacattgttgtcacggtaaattcttaaccgtaaaaccattagctaatatttccgccagatgacatccttgaatattgccaaaaacactactttcagcgactgtttactcaccgttgtcatggcgtTCGGGTTCGAAACTTTTCGGGTTAAATGggtcaaaaggtatgtgcgaatgtccactttggcgatttggtaagctgtgctctgatttgtcagtctcaaaggttacctgactaaatagtggagtgtaacgaaaagtactgacgaaaagtttacttagactggatttGAATCCACGaccaaggggcataactctaaTTATTCGTCATGTTTCCTGTCGTGATGCATTGTATGATACCCCCCAGGTTGTTACAATAAATACCCTTGGCCCAGTCGTCACCAAACGTGACGTCACCAGCACATCACAAATTCAGGCTCATGAGGAGGTGGGTTAAAAATAACGTATATTATAAGCATTAGATGATGGTCCTGTGGACTTTCAATAACAAGGATTCGATGCTGAACGATCGTGGGATCTTGAGAGTATACATGATCAAAACAGAATGTGCAAACATTGCTTGAAGACTCAGTTCTCTTGAGGAAATACAGGACATATATCAAGGACAATATGTCCCATAATCCCATGTGCCGTTATCAAATTCGTATTTCTTGAAAAAAAGAATTCCACCTGTACAACCTCATTCACATGTTGTGACTGTATactgtgtaaaatatttacatgaaatatacttAAAACACAGAACATTTTCATTGAATACATtcataaaatacaaatattgttTGCACGAATATCTTTACTTTTTGGAGATTTCTTACTTCGGCACAGGTTCCCGCTACTCTTTGACTTCGGGACAGCATTCCTGTGACGTCATTTCCGGGTTGACACCAGATTGTTACTCTGCTCTTTCTCCCTTCACTGTCATCAGTCTGTGAGATAACCACATCGATTGTTATGCTTCCAAGTGATATTATCTTCCTAAAAACGCATGCTATAAACGAAAGATGTATTCCGTGATAACCTTCATTGCTCGTAAACATAATGGAGTCATTTGTCAATTGTTTGGAGCATTCGTAAgaactcgtctctttccgtgacctacaagaaatACTATACTTTATATATAGAACGATAgtattgccaagaatcgtgaCAAAGCAATCAGATCGCGCGTAGTAAAACTCGAAATGAGGTCAAATAGTTTCTTTGCTCGGCGACATTACTAAAAAGTAAAATATAGTTGCAGTCGATATAAAACTCATTTCACTCACTACATCAAAACAATAGTAAGCCCGAAATCGAGCTTTGAAAGAATCCCATattgaaacagttgtatcagacAAACCGACCAGGTCTGGTTTGATTCTGACGGGTTAACTTACTTGTGTCTAACACTATCTGACAACGACAACGAAAATGTCAAAACTCAACGACAATAGGATCAAAGAGTATCATTATGTCAGACAATGGGGCAGTGTGCATTCACTTTATATTACAATCATATTACATTCTCAGCTCCGTGGGGAACATCATAAACATCCTACAACACATCATACCGTGTACCATTTCCATTTCAGGATGAACAGCACGTgtcactttttaaaaataaaattgaaatacaCGAATTTGTACACTCACAATAAATGAGTTTCGTTGGATTTCTTCGCTCTCTTCCAATGCTGTTTTTATTTTCTGCAGTTCGTCCTTCTCCAACAGACCCCTGTAGAAACATGCTTCAAAGATTGTGGAAAGACATACATGTTTGAAGACCTGATATAATGGAAAGGTTTATATGAGTAAAGCCATAATCCAAACCATCGCAGAAAGGCGTACATCTGAAAAGACTGAGATAAAAAGACATCATGGAAAGGTTTACATATGTGAACCTTAGATAAGCTAAGATAAAAAGTCATGGACAAGCATTCAGGTCAACAGCCTTTataacaacaacatggagattcATATGCTTGTAATATTATAAAAACATGACCACAGGCATCACGGATTCTGGCAGGCCTACGAATGTGATGATGATAAGCATAGATAAACGTTTTTGAATGATCAGTGGACTTTCGTGAAAAGGGGTGAAAATACCTGATGTTCCCGTTATGGTTTCAGTAAAAATACTTTTACCTCAGAATCCGCTAACGCGTAAACTGAACAATGGCTGATTTTCATGGTGTAGTTTCAGTAACATGTGCTGGTTCCATTTAAAAATACCGTTACCACAGAATTGCCCCAAAATGTGTGTAGTAACGACAAGATGATAATTTCACATTTGTTGAATGCCAACGATGGTGAAAGTTATGGAAGCACCCAACCAATCTATTCTTTGGCATCTTGGGATTCCCTTGTCTCTTTTTCAACCTTACTACCTACCTAATTAGGACATAACCCTTTTCCTCGAACGATTCCTTCATTTCGTTAGTGACCTTAAATGGGACGCTATAGTTGAACtctgtaacaaaacaaacacattttcaaacagACTGGATTAAGATTTTTCAATCAATAGGATATATATTTGCTTTGGCAAGGAAATAATGTTCCAAGGCTGCAAATGCTAAATCAAGTAGACTCTGTTATATTAATAAAGCTCTTTAATACGGAGCGTTTGGGTTTACAAATTTCCTGTTTATATTTGCAAAACAatgattattgttattttttatgttattttcttGTATGTTTTGAGATGCAAATGTGTTTCGTTTTCAAAGACTAAATTCTCATTGTGTTTATACATAATGACATACAAAAAATAAAGCTTACATTTCATCTTTAAGAGGGTTTCTCCAAAATGGATTAAATGGATGAAaggaacacacacagacacacgcacacacagagagatatattctctctctctctctctctctctctgtgtgtgtgcgtgtgtgtgtgtgtgtgtgtgtgtgtgtgtgtgtgtgtgtgtgtgtgtgtgtgtgtgtgtgtgtgtgtgtgagccaTATGGGTGAGGGGTAAGGACTGTCTTGTGATTTATGTCAAATTATGTATCATGGCTGTACAAGTAACTTGTTCACAATCAACACTGATTGATGATGGTACTGACAGTGCTAACAGTACGAGAAACAGCTGTAAAGTGTTAATTCGCTGCTGAAGAAAATATGATAGACATTGAAAGCATGATTACCTGATCTTGCCATTGTGGTTACAAAATACTCTGCAACGTAAAGCATCATGTTAATAATCAGCAAACCTGTCCAAAGTAAGATCTAAGTCTTGGTGTTATTCTGCAAATTCAGTTGGTTGAGCAACAACATAGATTGAAACCATACAAGGTATGTTTGGGTAGCCTTGTTGGGTAGCCCTGCAGACGTCCTGGGTTCGGTTCGGTTCTTTGCATGGGTTCAGGAAGGATGGTCAGTGGTAACTCCAGCCGTGAGATGTCCGGAATAGGACTAAACCTTCTCATCCACATACTCGTTCACTCCCTCTCTCTCAATCTTCACATATTACTCAGTTGTTTCTGGATCTTCCAGCACCCACGGGTATTTCACTGTGATCACTGGTCAGATCTGACAAAACAGTCGATATCCGACCATTTCTGGAATCTAAGATTCCAGAAGGCGTTTATCTTATAACCTCAGAACCATTTCCCACTTTCCAAAAAGAAGCATGCAGAGGCATGTCAACACAGTTAAGAAATCAAATGGGAAAACAAGCCATCAGACCTAAGACCATCTGTTTCACTTTGTCACACCTCCGTCACTGAAGCGTCTGCAGGACCACCGATGCAACGTGAAATTGCCACACGGTCTTATGATATGACTCGATATCGATTtcgatacacacacacacacacacacacacacacacacacacaaacacaaacacacacaaacacacgtgtgtacgtgtgtgtgtgtgtgcgtgcgtgcgtgcgtgcgtgtgtgtgtgtgtgtgtgtttgcgcaATGCTTTGGTAACATACTTACAGAAATTGCGCCGAGGTAACTCGTCTGACGTGGCGATAGACTCCGTCGTCTTATGTATGTGGAACATGAGCCTGACTGTGCAAGCGGTGAAGGATATCTTATCACCAAAATATAACAACCTAAAACTTGGGTTTATTTTATTTACTGATTGTGATCACGGTGGAGGTGGTCACATCGTTGACGATGGTAACTGTTCTTCGACTCTTCACATTATTCAGTAGTTGCTGAGGTTGACGTCAGTGACGAAGCGATTACGTAAATTTCCGTACTTATACAATAAACACATGTGCCGATCTTCTTTCTCAGTGGTAAGTCGTAGTCAGCCGTGATAACTCGTGGTCGACAGTACGACCTGTCTGCCTTACTTTTGTCTGGAGTCTTGTTATCCTAGTTCCAGAGCAACCGAAGATCCTTGCCACACGATGATGCAGCGTTCAAAATACCTGCATGTTCGATCGCCCGGGACGACTTATTTTCAATACGGGCtgtcagattctcaaattcacttGCCCGACGGTCAGGTTAAAATCTAGACATGTTGTATTTGAAGAAATTTTGGGGGGCaggcaagttttacatctaaccagccaGGTGGTGTAGCTAAAACGTTTAGTCATTTAGTCATACCACCTGATTAATAATTTCTTGATAGGCATTAATCAATACACTATACTGAAACGTGAAAAATACTCACGTGTAATTTAATGATGTCTAAGGGAAACCACTCTCCGCAAAGTCGTGAAATTTACTGCCCTTAATGTTCctataaggtcaaggtcgaatatttcaaacacttaTTGACATCCCTCAACAAACATGTGCCTGATGTAAAAGTAAGTTGCTCCCCTGCCTAATGTTTGGAGT includes:
- the LOC137272570 gene encoding L-proline trans-4-hydroxylase-like, with amino-acid sequence MARSEFNYSVPFKVTNEMKESFEEKGYVLIRGLLEKDELQKIKTALEESEEIQRNSFITDDSEGRKSRVTIWCQPGNDVTGMLSRSQRVAGTCAELLGGEVYHYHSKLMMKEARTGGRFVWHQDYGYWYKNGILYPDMMSVFVAIDKCEKANGCLQILEGSHKCGRIEHGRVGGQTGADIDRVEQLKARLPLKYVELNPGDGLFFHCNVLHTSNANVSDNRRWVFIACYNKASNDPVTEHHFPRYNKLDIVSDSAIRECTNFSNMDGKAFMDPADNKTIVASRG